GGAATCTGCGAACCGGAGAGACCACGGTAGTAGCCTTGCCCGTCGATCCGCTCGTGGTGCGCGGCGATCAGCGGCACGGCCGGCGCCAGCGCGGGGACGCTCGCGAGAATGCGCTCGGCGTGATAGGGATGCAGGCGCAGGCGCTCCCGCTCGATCGCGGTGCGCTTCGCCTCGGGTTTCTCAAGGGTGAAGGACGGCACGGCCACCAAACCGAGGTCGTGCAGCAGCGCGGCCCGGCGCACGTGTGCCGTCTCCGCAGCGGGCAGCGCCAGCCGCCGGGCCATGCGCTCGGACACGTCAGCGGTGCGCCGCGAGTGGCCGGCGGAGAAAGCCGACTTCAGGTCCGCGAAGTCGGCGAAGGCGAGCGCGACGTCCTCCAACTGCGCGGGGGCAACGTAGCGCCAGGACGACACCGGCTCCAGCGCGAGCACCGTGGACCACACCGACTCCTGCTCCAGTCCTTCCCAGAACGCGGCGCCGCGGGACACGGCGAGGAAGGCATCGACCACCGCGGGGTCGAAGGCGGAGCCTCGCCGGCGCCGCGCCAGCCGCAGGGCCGCCGCGCGGCCGCCGATACGATGGAACGCCTCGATGAAGCTTGTCGCATAGACGATGCGCGAGACGAGGGGAATCTGCTCTCCGCGGGCGCCGTGCGGGCCGTGACCATCCCACTGTTCGAAGATTGAGAGCAGGGCGCGTTGCACCTCGGCCGGCATCCCGAGCCGCCCCGCAAAGCGTTGCGCCACCTCGCAGGTGTTGCGAAACGCCTCGCGCGCGTTCGCCCGGCCGTGCAGCGCAAAGGCGAGCACCCGTGCCGCCCGCAGCGGGGGCGGAGCCTCTACGCCCACATAGTCCTTCAGCCAGCTGAGCACGTCGAACGGGTTGCGGTCGTCGCCGCGGTAGACGAACGCGCGCCGGGCCACGATCTCATCGCCGACGATGGCCACGGCCAGCTGGCTCGTCCAGGCGGTGCAGCCGGCGTCCATCAGCAGTTCGGCGTAATAGAGCGCCGCGCGCTGATCGGCTGAAAGCCCAAGCCGCTCGGCGATGTGCATACCGATATAGCAGGCGCGAACCGCGTGCTCTTCGGGCAGCCCAACGGCGAGATCGGCGGCCAGCGAAAGGGCGCCGAGCAGGTCGGCCGTCCGCAGCTGGCTCAACAGCGTCTCCGGCTCAACCGGAACCTGCGCCACGGCCACGTCTCCTGGTCCGCGTCATGCCACGCAATCGGGGTTCGCAGCACCGCGCGAGCCCCCTCCGCACGTGCAGCATAACGCGCTTAGGGCGGCGCTGACGCGCCGGACATTTGGCTGCCCAACGTGAGGCGAGGGCTTGCCCCCGCTGGCTCCGCGGAGTTCGCCGCCCGCCCCGGCAACGTGGGGTGGGCGGCGGGGGCAGATGTGCGGGTAGTCGGCCCCTACGACTGCGGCACGCCGACCAGGGTGAAGTTGACCCAGTCGCTCCAGACGGCGTTCGGCTGCAGGCTGAGCCGCGCCCGTACCCGCCAGGTGCCAACAGCCTGCGGCGTGGTGTACGGCGCGAATGCGGCGAACGGGATCTGGATCGCGTGGGTGGAGACGCGGGCGTCGAAGCTGGCGACGATCGGCGGCGCGATCGTGTAGGTGCCCGAGGCATCGGCGTACTCCCACTCGACGTCGAAGACCGGATCGACGCCGTCGAGCGCGGCCGTGCAGCCGTCCGCGGCACCGCGCTTCACGTTGAGCGGCACGGAGCTGGGAGAAGTGATCTGCTGGCCCTCGCTGGGCAGGAGCACCAGGCTCGTGTACTCGGCATCGCCGAAACAGGGGTTCGGGAAGAGCGCTGCCTTGTCCTTGTAGTCGGCGATCAGCCGCAGTAGGACGTTCTGCCGGGCATCGCCGGTCAGATAGCCCGCGCTCACGGGCGCAGCCTGACTCGCGTCGATGATCCTCTTGGCGACCGGGGGATAGACGCCCTCGAAGGACTGGCGAGTGCAGTGGGCGTCGGGCGCCACCCACGGGTCGAGGTCGCAGCTCCACTCCGAGCGCACATTGAGGCCCGTGCCACGGATCTCCTCGCGCGCCTCGTGCTCCCCCGGATGGTATTCGTCGTACACGTAGAGGTTTGTGACGGTCCAAACCTCTCCCGTCAATATGTCGCCGTCACTCGTCCGTACGTCGCAGCTGCCCGAGAGGTTGTAGGCGCGGTTGACGCCGGAGATGTCGGGCGGACCGAAGTACCCCGTCGGACTCGACACCGTGGCGCTGCCGCTCTGGATGTTGCAGATAATGTCGGGTCCTCTCCCTTGAAAACCGCAGGCGCTGGAGAGCAGGGCGCTCAGCCCGAGCGCGGTGAGGGAAACGGTCGGAACAAGGCGATGCATGGCTTGCCTCCTTGCATGAACGCAGGCTCAACGGAATGCGTGGGCGCCGGTGAGGGAGGGTTGCCCCATCGGCGGACCGTGCGCCGCACCCGCGCGGTCCTGGGTCCACTGGCCCGTACGGCAACTCACCCGGCTGCCGGCGCGGCGACGCCGCTGCATGGGCTGGAGGAATGACTCGCATCAAGACTGGCGATCGCAGTTCGAGGGACGCCTGGCGGCGGAACTGCAAGCTGGTCTTGAACCCCTGCACAAGTGTAGTTTGCACACGGAATGATCGCAGTGAGGCCGCGAACACGGTCTGCGTGAGGTAGACCACCGACGCGCTGCGGTGATACGCGGCAAGAGCCGTGCGCGCCGGCGGCCGCATGCGGCACAGCAATCGGCACTGCAACGGCAGCGCGCTGCTGGCCGGGCCGAGGCCATGGAGGCAGCCGACCGCTCCAGCGCAGAGTCCGCCCGGGAACGCCGCGCAGGGCCGGATGCGAAAGGGCGAAACAGGCTCTAGAAGAACGGCATGCCGGCCGGCAGATCGAGCTCGACTCGCCCGGCTGCTTCGTAGGTAAGCGGGCCAACCATCACGTGCGCGGCCGCCGTGCGCATGTCGCGGAACTGCCGTTCGAGCGGGCTGCCGGCGAAGACGGAACTCGTGCCCAGCGCCCCGTGCAGCAGGTCGACCGCCCGCCAGCTCGCCGTGGCGGCGTGGCTGGTGGCCAGGCGCACCCGCGAGTTGAGCCGGCCCAGATCCTCGCCCCGCTGGGCGGCTCCCCACAGGCGGCCGGCGGCGCCGTGCAGATGCTCGCGCGCCGACTCCACCAAAACGAACGCCTCGGCAACTTGCAGTTGCAGCCGCCCCTGCTCCGCCAGCGGCCGGTCCGTGCCCCAGCCGATCTTGCGCCGCGCCGCCTCGACCGCCGCCTCCACCGCCGCTCGCCCCAGGCCGAGCGCGTGCGCTCCGTGCGTGGTGAACATCAGCGCCAGCGTGCGGTAGAACGGCCACGGGTGCCAGGGCACGGGCATCATGCGCAGCAGGAAGGCATCGGGCACGAAGACCCCGTCCACGCTGAAGTCGTTGCTCGCCGTGCCGCGCAGGCCGGTGGTAAACCACGTGTCGTGCACCGTCACCTGCTCGCGGGGCAGGAAGGCCATGTAGCTCACGGCGTTGCCGGCCTCGTCGCGCTGCGGCTGGTCGCCGCCGCCCTCGTAGCGCAGGCATTCACCGGCAAACCAGTCGGCGTGGCTGCTGCCGCTGGCGAAGGGCCAGCGCCCGCTCACGACGCAGCCGCCGTCTGCGGGCACGGCGCGGCCGATCGGCCGCGCCGTGCCGGCGATGATGCCGCCGGCGCCGACCATGGCCATGGCCGCCTCCCGCTGCGCGAAGCCGGCGAGTGCCGCGTTCTGCGCGGCGATCATCACGCACCAGCCGGCGGAGCCGTCGGCCGCGGCGACCTCTTCGATCGCCTGCATCAGCGGCAAGGGTTCGGCCTCGAGGCCGTGCAAATCGCGGGGAACAGTCAGGTGAAAGAGGCCCGCCTGGCGCATCGCATCGACGGCCTCGGGCGGCAATCGCCGTTCGCGCTCGGTCTGGTCCGCCAGCGTGCGCAGCAGCGGCGCCAGGGCGCGCGCGGCGTCAAGCGGCGACGCTTGGACGCTATCGGACGGTTGGGTGGTGGTGGTCATCAGCGGCTCCCAGCCAAAGATCGGGAGGCGCAGGCAAGAGGGGGGCTGAAGCGGCCCCCTCTTCCCTCTGCTCTCTTCCCTGTTCCCTGTCAGCCCCAGCGCGGCTCCTGGCCGAGCGTGCTGAGCAAGGACTTGCCGACCACCTCGTGCGCCAGCGCCGAGTTCGCCGGGTGGATCGTGGCCAGCGTCACGTCGCGCAACAGCCGTTCGATCTCCTGCCCCCGGAAGATGGCGCCGCCGCCCACCACGTCGAGCGCCAGCTTCGCCACCTGGCGGGCGCCTTCCGTGACGCGGCACTTCATCGCCACCAGCTTCAGCGGCCACAGGCCGCCGTGATCCACGCCGTTCGACCAGTCATCGGCGACGCGCTCCAGGTGCGCCGCCATCGCCTCGATCTCCATTCCGATCTCGCCGACGATGTACTCGATCATCGGGTTGTAGGCCATGGACTTTCCGCCCAGCGCGATCGAGGTCTTCCTGGTGGCGCTGGCCACGGCCAGGTCGCGCAGCCGCTCGGCAATGCCGAGGTAGACGCTGGAGATCGTCGGCTCGGCGGCGCCAAACAGACACAACACGAACAGATTGGCGCCGGCAAAGCCGACCGGCGTGACGCTGCCGATATAGCGGTCGGGCACGAAGGCGCCCTCGAGAACGGTATCGTCGGAGCGCGAGGCGCGCATGCCGAGCGTGTCCCAGGTCTCGACGACGCGGAAGCCCGACGTGGCTCGCGGCAAGAAGGCGTGCACGATCTTCGGGCCAGTCGGGTCGTCGTTGTCCTGCGCATGCAGGCCGAGGCGCGTCCAGACCGGTGACAGCGAGCCGAAGTTCTTGTGGCCGTAGAAGCGATAGCCGCCGTCGACGCGCTCGGCGCGGGTGGTGGAGGCCATGCCGACCAGGTCGTTTCCGGACTCGGAGTGGCCGGCGGCGAAGACCTCACCCTGGCCTGCTTCCTCGAGCATCCAGCTCGTCGAGGGATCGCCCATCGCCCGCATCGAGGCGGCGAGCACCGTCCAGTAGAGGTGCATGTTCACGGCGAGCGCGGTGGCGGGGGCGTAGTAGGCGAGGCGGCGCTGCTCGCGGCAGACCTCAGCGAGGCTCATGCCGAGGCCGCCGAACTCTTTGGGCACCGCCATCTTGAGATAGCCGGCCTCTTTCAGCGCCTCGAAGTCCTCCGTGAAGAAGCGGTTCTCCTTGTCGTAGCCGGCGGCGCGGCTCGCGCAGCCGTCGAGCAACTCCTGGCTCAGCGGGGAGGCCGGGGCTTCAGCCGTGGTCACGGTCGTCTCCTTCTTGTGCGGCGTCGTCCGCGTGGCGCCTTTACACTACGCCAGACAACGTTATACGCTCTTATTAGATGAGCGAACCGTTGCTGTCAAGAAGATCAACGCGCCGCAGACCGCTTTTGCATGTGAGCTTGCAAACACTGAGAATGAAGGCATGTCGGATCGTGATGCAGCCCTGGAGTCCGGCACCCTCGTCGATCAGATCAACCGCGAGGTGCATGCGATCGCGGCGCGGCTGGGCTGCGAGAACACGACCGACCTCTTCTTTCTCAGTTTCCTGCGGCGAATGGCTCGCTTCGGCTACTTCACGCTCGGCCCCATCACCATCGACGTGCGCCTGATCGAGGATCTGGTGGAGCGCAACGCCGTTCCCGGACCGGTTGCCGCCGCCTCGGAGGATTTCGTCCGCTTCTCGCGCCTGCTGATGCAGGAGGTGCGGCGCAGCGAGCGCACGCAGATCGACGAGTTGCACCTGCTGCTCGCGCTGATGCGCTGGGGCGAAGGGCTGCCGGGGCGGGTGTTCGGCGAGCTGGGTGTGACGCCGGAACAGATCGAGCGCTACCTGCAGCAACCCCACGGCGCCGCCGGCTCGCTGGAACAGCTCATGACCCCGGAAGAGGTCGCTGACTACTTGCAGGTCCACGTGCAGACGGTGCGCGCCTGGATCCGCGCCGGCACGCTGCCGGCCCGCCGCGTCGCCGGTCTGCGGGCGCTGCGCGTGCGCGCGGGCGATGTCGAACGGATGCTCAAACCGCTCGGCCCCCCCGGCTGAGGCGCCGCTTCGCTGTCTCCCAGCACCCCTCGTGCGGACCGCTGTGCCGCGCGAGATGTATCCACTCGTGCTATCATTTTGTTTGCATCGAGTCGGATCGGTTGCCGCGGCGGGAGGCAGTGTGATGGCGCTGTATCGCATCGAGCGAGATCTGGGCGACGTCAGCGCGGAGGAGATCGACGCCGCCGCCTTCCGCGCGGTCGCCTGTGCGCCGCTCTTTACCGGTCTCACCTGGCGGCGCTCGTACTACGATGCGGCCGCCAGGCACATGACCTGCTACTACGAAGCTGCCAGCACCGGGGATTTGCGCAAGCACGCCGAGATGGCGCGCATCCCCTGCGACTCGGTGAACGAGGTCACCGAATACCTGCCGGAGCGCTACCGGTAGCGCTTGTCCTGCATTTTGACTCGCCGTACCGGTGAGTCTCAGGCGCACAGAACGACGCCGGCGCCACGCTGCCTTCCGTGTCCCCATGCCCGGACGCGATCCCACAGACGGCAGAGGACGCATCGACGACGGGGCAACGCGCCCCGCAGGGTGGTGCGCGCCGCCGGTGGCTATCTTCCACCGGCCGGAGGCGGTAGCCTGACCATGCCGCCGCGGCGGCGGACGCGATCGAACGAGCTGGAGACGCGGCGCATGGCGGCAGTGACGGGTGTGTACGAGATCGAGGTGGTGCGGCGCGAGTGGATCGGGCGCTCGACGCCGGTGACCGCCGGCCGCTACCCGGTCGAGCACGACCCGATCCGCCGCCACTGCCAGATGGTCGAGGACCGCAATCCGCTCTTCCTCGATCCGGAGTTCGCCGCGACGACGCGCTTCGGCGGCGTCATCTCTCCGCCCACGCTGACGGATTACTTCGCCGGCCGCGGCGCCTGGCCGCCCTCCACGGAAGGAGCGGCGTTCATCCGCCAGGTGCCGACCCGCGGCGACCGGCTGATCAACATGAACCAAACGCTGGAGTTCCTGCGCCCGGCAAGGGTGGGCGAGCGGCTCGCAAGCCAAATGGTGATCGTGGACGTCTATGAGAAGCCGATCCGGCTTGACCCGCAGGCCGTCTGGATCGTGTTCGAGACCCGCGTCACCAACGCGGCCGGCGAGCTCGTCTCCGTGACGCGCAACACGCTGCTCACCCACCGCAGCCCCGATGCCGTCGCCGCCGACGCCTGACTCAGGACGAGGAAGACGCCATGACCACCGCCGCCGCGCCCGCCCAGCGCTACTGGGAGGATGTCTCCGCAGGGGACGATCTGCCCGGCTTCGACCTTGATCTGAGCGAGACGAAGATCGTGGAGCAGGTCTCGGGCTCGCAGGATTTCTACGCCGTGCATCACGACCGGCCCTTCGCCCGCGCCGGCGGCCACGAGGATATCTTCGTCAACACCGGCTTCACGCGCGCGGCGCTGGCCCGCCTGCTCACCGACTTCGCCGGCATCGACGGCTGGGTG
This genomic stretch from Dehalococcoidia bacterium harbors:
- a CDS encoding nickel-binding protein; the protein is MALYRIERDLGDVSAEEIDAAAFRAVACAPLFTGLTWRRSYYDAAARHMTCYYEAASTGDLRKHAEMARIPCDSVNEVTEYLPERYR
- a CDS encoding MaoC family dehydratase N-terminal domain-containing protein, which encodes MAAVTGVYEIEVVRREWIGRSTPVTAGRYPVEHDPIRRHCQMVEDRNPLFLDPEFAATTRFGGVISPPTLTDYFAGRGAWPPSTEGAAFIRQVPTRGDRLINMNQTLEFLRPARVGERLASQMVIVDVYEKPIRLDPQAVWIVFETRVTNAAGELVSVTRNTLLTHRSPDAVAADA
- a CDS encoding acyl-CoA dehydrogenase family protein — protein: MTTAEAPASPLSQELLDGCASRAAGYDKENRFFTEDFEALKEAGYLKMAVPKEFGGLGMSLAEVCREQRRLAYYAPATALAVNMHLYWTVLAASMRAMGDPSTSWMLEEAGQGEVFAAGHSESGNDLVGMASTTRAERVDGGYRFYGHKNFGSLSPVWTRLGLHAQDNDDPTGPKIVHAFLPRATSGFRVVETWDTLGMRASRSDDTVLEGAFVPDRYIGSVTPVGFAGANLFVLCLFGAAEPTISSVYLGIAERLRDLAVASATRKTSIALGGKSMAYNPMIEYIVGEIGMEIEAMAAHLERVADDWSNGVDHGGLWPLKLVAMKCRVTEGARQVAKLALDVVGGGAIFRGQEIERLLRDVTLATIHPANSALAHEVVGKSLLSTLGQEPRWG
- a CDS encoding HD domain-containing phosphohydrolase, with protein sequence MAQVPVEPETLLSQLRTADLLGALSLAADLAVGLPEEHAVRACYIGMHIAERLGLSADQRAALYYAELLMDAGCTAWTSQLAVAIVGDEIVARRAFVYRGDDRNPFDVLSWLKDYVGVEAPPPLRAARVLAFALHGRANAREAFRNTCEVAQRFAGRLGMPAEVQRALLSIFEQWDGHGPHGARGEQIPLVSRIVYATSFIEAFHRIGGRAAALRLARRRRGSAFDPAVVDAFLAVSRGAAFWEGLEQESVWSTVLALEPVSSWRYVAPAQLEDVALAFADFADLKSAFSAGHSRRTADVSERMARRLALPAAETAHVRRAALLHDLGLVAVPSFTLEKPEAKRTAIERERLRLHPYHAERILASVPALAPAVPLIAAHHERIDGQGYYRGLSGSQIPLGARIIAVADRFDELTHAAPGHPAFDPRTALQQLRVEAGSNLCPQALGALDDTLALGGPAAAAQRRQPPRQWPAGLTDREVEILRLLARGASRRQVAQQLVLSEHTVRHHLEHIYNKVGVSTRVAATLFAVEHGLLP
- a CDS encoding helix-turn-helix domain-containing protein, translating into MVTVVSFLCGVVRVAPLHYARQRYTLLLDERTVAVKKINAPQTAFACELANTENEGMSDRDAALESGTLVDQINREVHAIAARLGCENTTDLFFLSFLRRMARFGYFTLGPITIDVRLIEDLVERNAVPGPVAAASEDFVRFSRLLMQEVRRSERTQIDELHLLLALMRWGEGLPGRVFGELGVTPEQIERYLQQPHGAAGSLEQLMTPEEVADYLQVHVQTVRAWIRAGTLPARRVAGLRALRVRAGDVERMLKPLGPPG
- a CDS encoding acyl-CoA dehydrogenase family protein; this translates as MTTTTQPSDSVQASPLDAARALAPLLRTLADQTERERRLPPEAVDAMRQAGLFHLTVPRDLHGLEAEPLPLMQAIEEVAAADGSAGWCVMIAAQNAALAGFAQREAAMAMVGAGGIIAGTARPIGRAVPADGGCVVSGRWPFASGSSHADWFAGECLRYEGGGDQPQRDEAGNAVSYMAFLPREQVTVHDTWFTTGLRGTASNDFSVDGVFVPDAFLLRMMPVPWHPWPFYRTLALMFTTHGAHALGLGRAAVEAAVEAARRKIGWGTDRPLAEQGRLQLQVAEAFVLVESAREHLHGAAGRLWGAAQRGEDLGRLNSRVRLATSHAATASWRAVDLLHGALGTSSVFAGSPLERQFRDMRTAAAHVMVGPLTYEAAGRVELDLPAGMPFF